The genomic region ACGGTTTTACTGGTTTTCACCCGCGCGCCATCATAATTCACTTTACCGCCTTCAATCGCTTTTTTGGCGAGTGCACGGGTTTTGAAAAACCGAGCGGCCCACAGCCACTTATCCAAACGAACGCTATCGCTCATTCGCGCTCTCCTTAATTTTCTGAGCGCTGCCCTGGCAAGTTGCTTGGCAGCAGTTGAGCAAACCGATCCAAAGCGATAAATTCCTGCAGTTCTTTTTCTGGACGTCGGCTATCCGGTTGCTTGATACCCAATAAATGCTTAATGCCAAACTCACGAGCACTTTCCAGCACGTTCGCGTTATCATCAATGAACAGCGTGCGCGCGGGATCGAAGGGTTCGCGCTCTTGCAGGGCAAACCAAAACGCCTGCTCTTCTTTGGCGGCACCGACATCTTCTGAAGAGATGATGGCATCTAAATAACTTTCCAACCCCGTGAGCGGCAGCTTTAACGCTAAGCTGGCACGGTCAGCATTGGTTGCTAGCACAACGCGGGGATGGGCTTGTTTAAGCCACTTAAGGAAATCTAACGCGTCGCTGCGTAGGCCAATCAGGTGCTGCACTTCCTGTTTTAATGCGACAATATCCACCCCTAGCTCACGACTCCAGTACGCTAGGCTGTACCAGTTCAGCGTGCCCTGCTCACCAATAATGCGCGCACGCAGCTCTTCTTGGCTAGCGATATCAAGCTGATGAAGCTCTACATAACGCCGGGGCAAATGCTCTAGCCAGAAATGGCTGTCAAAGTGCAGATCCAGCAGCGTACCGTCCATATCCAGCAGGACGGTATCAATCCCGCGCCAATCAATCATTGCCGCTCCAGTCTTAAAGAGTAAGCATGCTATTGTAGCGTAACCCGTTTTTTGCAGCCACGGAGACACGATGTCTATCAACGATCAATCGTCAGGCGACACCCTAACCGGCTATCCGCGCAAGCCACAGATACTCGCTCGCCAGAGCGTCGCAAAAAGCCGTTTGTTTGAAATTGAGTCCCTCGACTTGCGTTTTTCAAATGGCGAAGAGCGCCAGTTTGAACGCTTAACCGGCGCTGACCGTGGTGCCGTCATGATTATTGCCATGCCGGACCCAGAGCACGTGTTGCTTATCCGTGAATATGCAGCAGGCTTTGAAGACTATGTCCTGACGCTACCCAAAGGGTTAGTGGATCCCGGCGAAGATATCATCACCGCCGCCAATCGCGAGCTAATGGAAGAGTGTGGCTTCGGTGCACACCGCCTTGAGCCGTTAGTGGAGCTTTCATTAGCACCTAACTACATGCGCCATCGTATGCAGGTACTGCTCGCCACCGACCTCTACCCAAAGCGGCTACCCGGGGATGAACCCGAGCCGCTGATTGTGGAGACGCATGCGATTGAAGAGCTGCCATCGCTACTGCTGCGAGAGGATTTCCACGAGGCTCGTGCCATCGCCGCGCTTTATATTGCTAGGGACAAACTACGCGAAGAGAAGCGCGACACTGGAATGGATTTATTGTGACAAAGCGTTTGAGGGGCATAAGCAGTTTAATGCCCCCAAACAACAAAGTCAGGGTTTAGCGTTTCAGCAGGGTCAGCATAGCTGAGCGGATCGCCCTGCAGGTTTTCTACCCGACCGCCCGCCTGCAAGATAATGGCATGCGCAGCCGCCGTATCCCATAAGCAGGTGGGCCCGAGGCGCGGGTAAACATCGGCATCCCCTTCCGCAATCACGCAAAATTTGAGCGAGCTCCCCATAGGCTGAAGCGTATGGCGGCCTAAGGTAGCTAGCCACGCTGTTAAGTCAGGGCTTGCGTGAGAACGGCTGGCCATTACCTTCCACTCGCTGCCGGCATGTGGCTTACCGGCCACATGTATTGCCCGGCGCTGACCCTGGTCTATCTTGAACGCACCGACCCCTGCAGCGGCTAGATATGCAACGCCCAACGCGGGGGCGGTCACCACACCCAACACCGGCTGGCCGTTCTGGATTAATGCAATATTTACCGTAAACTCATCATTTCGCTTGATAAATTCTTTAGTACCGTCCAACGGGTCGACCAACCAGTAGCAGCCTTCGCTATCAATGCCCGCAAACCCATCAACATCCTCTTCGGAAAGAACGGGCAGCGGCTGAGGCAATGCTTGCAAACCACGTATGATGACGCGGTGAGCCGCCTGGTCAGCTTCGGTGAGCGGGCTGTTGTCGTCTTTTAGCTCAACCCTAAACTCACGCCCATACACCGTCATGATCGCTTCACCGGCCTCGTAGGCAATGGCTAATACGCGCTCCAGCAGGTCATGCATACGCGTCCCCTCTGGTTTTACATTGAAAAAGCCGCTTTAGCATTCACTCAAGCGGCTTGAAGAGAAACTGTTTTGGCATCTGCGATTAGATATCGTAACCCGCTTCACGAGCCAGGGTGGTATTAGCGTTCAACCAACCTTGAATGTGCCCACAGTCAAACGTGCGGCCATGCATGCGGAAAGCTTGAACGGTTTTACCTTCTTGCATTAAGCGGTCAATGGCATCGGTCAGCTGGATTTCATTGCCAGCCCCCGGCGGTTGGTCGCGCAAAAGCTCCATAATACGATATGGCAGCACATAGCGGCCAATAACGGAAAGTCGCGAAGGTGCATCTTCAGGTGCTGGTTTTTCAACCACACCGCGCATCGTGGCACTTTCACCTGCGTTAGGTTCGTCACAGTCAACAATGCCGTAACGGTAAACGTCTGCCTGGGGCACGGCTTCTACCATGATTTGAGAGGCATCATGCGCACTCC from Halomonas sp. 7T harbors:
- the yrfG gene encoding GMP/IMP nucleotidase, with the translated sequence MIDWRGIDTVLLDMDGTLLDLHFDSHFWLEHLPRRYVELHQLDIASQEELRARIIGEQGTLNWYSLAYWSRELGVDIVALKQEVQHLIGLRSDALDFLKWLKQAHPRVVLATNADRASLALKLPLTGLESYLDAIISSEDVGAAKEEQAFWFALQEREPFDPARTLFIDDNANVLESAREFGIKHLLGIKQPDSRRPEKELQEFIALDRFAQLLPSNLPGQRSEN
- the nudE gene encoding ADP compounds hydrolase NudE, whose product is MSINDQSSGDTLTGYPRKPQILARQSVAKSRLFEIESLDLRFSNGEERQFERLTGADRGAVMIIAMPDPEHVLLIREYAAGFEDYVLTLPKGLVDPGEDIITAANRELMEECGFGAHRLEPLVELSLAPNYMRHRMQVLLATDLYPKRLPGDEPEPLIVETHAIEELPSLLLREDFHEARAIAALYIARDKLREEKRDTGMDLL
- the cysQ gene encoding 3'(2'),5'-bisphosphate nucleotidase CysQ is translated as MHDLLERVLAIAYEAGEAIMTVYGREFRVELKDDNSPLTEADQAAHRVIIRGLQALPQPLPVLSEEDVDGFAGIDSEGCYWLVDPLDGTKEFIKRNDEFTVNIALIQNGQPVLGVVTAPALGVAYLAAAGVGAFKIDQGQRRAIHVAGKPHAGSEWKVMASRSHASPDLTAWLATLGRHTLQPMGSSLKFCVIAEGDADVYPRLGPTCLWDTAAAHAIILQAGGRVENLQGDPLSYADPAETLNPDFVVWGH